A stretch of DNA from Oncorhynchus gorbuscha isolate QuinsamMale2020 ecotype Even-year unplaced genomic scaffold, OgorEven_v1.0 Un_scaffold_19134, whole genome shotgun sequence:
GCTCATTTGAACTTTGATTAACAGAATCAGGTGGGTTGCCGTAAAAAAACACCTGCTCATCAAGTATATCTCCATGAGGAGGGTTGGCCATCCTTGGGTTAGATATTGGTGTCCCTAGTATGTGTACCATTTACTGTTAGCATGGATACTAGCTAAATGCTGTTTTTGTATTGACTACGTTTTACCACAGACCCCAGTGCTTGGTGATGACGGGATACCCCAACTCCCGTCCGGCTCTGCTCCACCTGGTCCACGCCTTCACCAAGAACGTGGGCCTGATGATCTGCGGCCATGTGCGCACGGTGAGTCGCCAGAGACTTTGCCTACCTGGAGACCATTTTGGCTCCATCACATAACTGTACCATAGCACACAACAGGGCCATTTTGGCTCCATTTCACAATGTTTCACTCTTATTTTATAGCATACCCTTAACCCTTAATCTTAGATTACTAATCTCAATGCAATGTCATAATTACTTCTAGTTAACTACTGATGACTAAGGGCTTTATTAACTCCCATTAGAACCAATTTGCAGGAAACAGAACACAGTGGCTGCCCTATTGTTTTGAACCTTGTTGGTTGTGTTGCTCATATTAATCCCGTTTACTTTCAAATCCACATTTCATGTTGATTGAGTCGTTGCTCAATTAGCGATTTTTTTTTTCATGACTATTAGCAACTTTTTTCTAAATCCCTCATGTGTGCGTTACCTGGGGGCAATAAAATGAGCGTTCCATTAAAGCGGTGTgggactggagaaatgtaatcGTCCCTGCGCTGTGCCCAcaacgctctctctttctctctcataaacacacacactctcactttcTCTATTCTTCCATTAACACTGGCAAAAAAAAGTGAGTGCTCCGACACCAGCCAATGGTAAAAATGGGCTGCTTTTTATGCTAAAGCCCCTCTCTCTGTAGACTCCATGACCTTTTAAGGCTGTTTTGACTGGGGGCTTCTTCCAGGAAAACTTAAGATCCTTTGACGGtaactggtactgtaaatatatcCACCACCTGTGATTTTGACTGTGcaaggtggaactacatctaCGTTTGTTAATGAGTTGCTAAATGCTACACTTGGCCTTTAGCGTGACTGTTCTTATCTATGTGTGTTCTGTCCACAGGGCTCCAGAAGACCCAACTTCAAAGAGCTGTCCAACGACCAGACGCGTTACCAGCGCTGGCTGCTGAAAAACGAGACCAAGGCTTTCTACACCCCTGTGTTTGCCGACGACATGAGACAGGGCACCCAGTATCTGTTACAGGTGAGAACAGACAAACACTGCAATTGGTGGAAGCGGTAGGATCTGCTGTAGTTTGTTTTTACACGTACAACATTTTTGTTCTATATAAACTCAGCAGAAAacgaaacgtccctttttcaggaccctgtctttcaaagataattcgtaaaaatccacagatcttcattgtaaagggtttaaacactgtttcccatgcttgtttaatgagccataaacaattaatgaacatgcactaaaacagcttacagacggtaggcaattaaggtcacagttatgaaaacgtaggacactaaagagggcTTTCTACAGACTGTTAAACACCAAAAgcaagatgcccagggtccctgctcatctgcgtgaacgtgctttaggcatgctgcaaggaggcatgaggactgcagatgtggccagggcaatacactgcaatatccgtactgtgagacgcctaagacagcactacagggagacaggacagaccgct
This window harbors:
- the LOC124030974 gene encoding solute carrier family 12 member 2-like, with the translated sequence PQCLVMTGYPNSRPALLHLVHAFTKNVGLMICGHVRTGSRRPNFKELSNDQTRYQRWLLKNETKAFYTPVFADDMRQGTQYLLQ